A genomic region of Xanthomonas fragariae contains the following coding sequences:
- a CDS encoding S53 family peptidase — translation MHTILAGSERHTTPSSVEAGPPPVDERLRVLLTVRMPALNAAAAVLLQLPANTMPVAFSRAEFSERFAASAADLQAVADFAASYGLKVERAHANSGNVILEGTVQQCEAAFQVSLREYVHGAMRYRGRTGPVSIPQALDGIVTAVLGLDARPQAQTLPNAPTPAPAPSTPASPSSIASGHGPTVQYTPPQLAQLYGFPEHDGHGQCIGIIVLGGGYAREQMAAYFAQLRLPMPDIVDVLLPGADNTLGTGNENADIEAQIDIQIAGAIAPGAKLVVYFAPNTDNGFLEAINAAIHDTEHCPGVIAISWGFTESQWTPQSRKAYDCAFQAAALLGVTVCIAAGDDGASDGQPGLNVCFPASSPFVLACGGTRLTVTADGADEQAWSKGGGGQSRVFARPAWQKDLLLTDEHHRPQQLSMRGVPDVAANADAQTGYYLYINGQPAVMGGTSAAAPLWAALLARVYGVNQTQPSFVVPRLYGQPDAFRDIVAGDNGGFRASTGWDANTGLGVPDGARLKALLQRA, via the coding sequence ATGCATACGATTCTCGCTGGCAGTGAGCGCCACACCACGCCGTCCAGTGTCGAGGCCGGACCACCGCCGGTGGATGAGCGGCTGCGAGTGCTGCTGACAGTGCGTATGCCGGCATTGAATGCCGCTGCCGCCGTGCTGCTGCAACTGCCGGCCAACACCATGCCGGTTGCGTTTTCGCGCGCAGAGTTCAGCGAGCGCTTCGCTGCCAGTGCGGCGGATCTACAGGCGGTTGCCGACTTCGCGGCCAGCTATGGATTGAAGGTCGAGCGCGCCCATGCAAACAGCGGCAATGTGATCCTGGAAGGAACCGTGCAGCAGTGCGAGGCGGCGTTTCAGGTTAGCTTGCGTGAGTACGTGCATGGCGCGATGCGTTATCGCGGCCGCACCGGCCCGGTGTCGATTCCGCAGGCGCTCGATGGCATCGTCACCGCCGTGCTCGGGCTGGATGCGCGTCCACAGGCGCAGACCTTGCCAAATGCACCGACACCGGCGCCCGCACCATCAACCCCCGCATCGCCCTCGTCCATCGCTAGTGGCCACGGTCCGACCGTGCAATACACACCCCCGCAGCTGGCGCAGTTGTACGGCTTCCCCGAGCATGACGGACACGGCCAATGCATCGGCATCATCGTGCTGGGCGGCGGCTATGCGCGCGAGCAGATGGCCGCCTACTTTGCGCAGCTACGCCTGCCGATGCCGGACATCGTGGATGTGCTTCTGCCCGGCGCTGACAATACGCTCGGTACCGGCAATGAAAATGCCGATATCGAAGCGCAGATAGATATCCAGATCGCCGGGGCAATTGCACCGGGCGCCAAGCTGGTGGTGTACTTCGCCCCCAATACAGACAACGGTTTTCTGGAAGCGATTAATGCGGCCATCCACGACACCGAGCATTGCCCCGGCGTGATCGCCATCAGCTGGGGATTTACCGAATCGCAGTGGACGCCTCAGTCGCGCAAGGCATACGACTGCGCGTTTCAGGCAGCCGCACTACTGGGCGTCACCGTGTGCATCGCCGCGGGCGACGATGGCGCCAGCGACGGACAACCGGGCTTGAATGTGTGCTTTCCCGCATCCAGCCCGTTTGTGCTCGCCTGCGGCGGCACGCGCCTGACCGTCACGGCAGACGGCGCCGACGAACAGGCGTGGTCGAAGGGTGGCGGCGGGCAAAGCAGAGTCTTCGCGCGCCCGGCCTGGCAAAAAGATCTGCTGTTGACCGATGAACATCATCGGCCCCAGCAACTGAGCATGCGCGGGGTGCCCGATGTGGCTGCCAACGCCGATGCGCAGACCGGCTACTACCTGTACATCAACGGACAGCCGGCGGTGATGGGCGGTACCAGTGCGGCCGCTCCGCTATGGGCGGCGTTACTGGCGCGTGTCTACGGTGTAAACCAGACGCAGCCCAGCTTTGTGGTGCCGCGCCTGTACGGGCAACCGGACGCCTTCCGCGACATCGTCGCGGGCGACAACGGTGGCTTCCGCGCGTCCACCGGATGGGATGCCAACACCGGCTTGGGCGTGCCCGACGGCGCTCGGTTGAAGGCATTGTTGCAGAGAGCGTGA